From Dermochelys coriacea isolate rDerCor1 chromosome 9, rDerCor1.pri.v4, whole genome shotgun sequence, one genomic window encodes:
- the LOC119861327 gene encoding regulator of cell cycle RGCC-like codes for MASPPGNTSHAVLPDDLHDLLREFDEVIEDFDKGEICQYEQHLEELKRRTLPSVYDSGIDELESTSTSPGSSLNSSEEDLNTSASIANSKAKLGDTQELEEFIADLDKVLEEM; via the exons TGCTGCCAGATGACCTCCATGACCTCCTGAGGGAGTTTGACGAGGTGATTGAAGACTTTGACAAGGGTGAAATCTGTCAGTATGAGCAGCATCTGGAAGAGCTGAAGAGAAGGACCCTCCCCAGTGTCTATGACAGCGGCATCGATGAGCTAGAAA GTACCAGCACGTCTCCTGGGAGCAGTTTAAACTCCAGTGAAGAAGATCTCAACACGTCGGCCAGCATTGCTAACTCCAAAG CTAAACTCGGGGACACACAGGAGCTGGAGGAGTTCATTGCAGATCTGGATAAAGTGCTAGAGG AGATGTGA